One Janthinobacterium sp. TB1-E2 genomic region harbors:
- a CDS encoding TonB-dependent siderophore receptor, which produces MHPPRLTPLARAIGSALILLSLAQAPAMAADATTPAAAQTVFHVPAGELSAAIASFAIEAKVSVGAAAELLQGVRTPGLSGSYTVPQALARLLAGTGLEALPSGERSYVLRKAGAASTGAPIAATLDEVAVSSSALRDGTTEGKRGYAGLTSATRLNLSLRETPQAVSVITRQQIDDQGLRTLQDVLVQAPGITVDHSSSTREYDQVFSRGFEVTSYMFDGIPTSKNLEARTYDMAIYDRIEIIRGATGLISGTGSPSAAVNLVRKRPGRAFAATAGAQLGSWDRYRIEGDVSTPLTADGKVRARLVAAHEDQRSFIDRYRQKKDVLYAIVEADLTPSTVLSAGINYQQEKLKGAGRDFPMFYADGSQTRFPRSMNGTAAWSTYDREQNMLFATLDHYFDNDWIAKLAVSRSSNRYDALQGFSGNGYPDRMTGGGMRLWLANWHSKPQQTSLDAYVSGPFRAFGRQHELVLGVSASELETNSPIYPGWRLAGYDHAVPNIHAWNGDMPVPDYSGTRLGSSYDKERESGLYSTLRLRPTDALSVILGARLSYWKRDIRSDYDADTDLYDAMRENGKVTPYAGLVYDLGRNWSAYASYTSIFTPQSQRDVNSRFLAPLEGKNYEVGAKGEFFGGKLTTSAALFQLKQENLAEADPGNVWIIGTGGGSYAYHTVKGATTRGFEAEVSGQLRPDWQLTASYAHSRIRNAAGARIQTNQPQNMVKLWSTWRLAQGVPGLVLGGGVNWQSDIYMDDRGPNGERFTQKAYAVAGLMAQYQVSRQLVATLNVNNVFDKKYYSTGMGGYYGDPRNAMLALRYQF; this is translated from the coding sequence ATGCACCCACCCCGTTTGACTCCCCTCGCGCGCGCCATCGGCAGCGCCTTGATCCTGCTGTCGCTGGCGCAGGCGCCGGCCATGGCGGCCGATGCCACCACGCCAGCCGCAGCGCAAACGGTCTTCCACGTGCCGGCCGGCGAACTGTCCGCCGCCATCGCCAGCTTTGCCATCGAAGCAAAAGTGAGCGTGGGCGCGGCGGCCGAACTGCTGCAAGGCGTGCGCACGCCGGGCCTGAGCGGCAGCTACACGGTGCCGCAGGCACTGGCCCGCCTGCTGGCCGGCACGGGCCTCGAGGCGCTGCCCAGCGGGGAACGCAGCTACGTGCTGCGCAAGGCCGGTGCCGCATCGACCGGCGCGCCGATTGCCGCCACCCTGGACGAAGTGGCCGTCAGTTCCAGCGCCCTGCGCGACGGCACCACGGAAGGCAAGCGCGGCTACGCGGGCCTGACCAGCGCCACGCGCCTGAACCTGTCGCTGCGCGAAACGCCGCAGGCCGTCAGCGTCATCACGCGCCAGCAGATCGACGACCAGGGCTTGCGCACCTTGCAGGATGTGCTGGTGCAGGCACCCGGCATCACGGTCGACCATTCGTCGAGCACGCGCGAATACGACCAGGTATTTTCACGCGGCTTCGAAGTGACGTCGTACATGTTCGACGGCATCCCGACCAGCAAGAACCTGGAAGCGCGCACCTACGACATGGCCATCTACGACCGCATCGAAATCATCCGCGGCGCCACGGGCCTGATCAGCGGCACGGGCAGCCCGTCGGCCGCCGTCAACCTGGTGCGCAAGCGCCCGGGCCGCGCTTTTGCCGCCACGGCCGGCGCGCAGCTGGGATCATGGGACCGCTACCGCATCGAAGGCGACGTCTCGACGCCGTTGACGGCGGACGGCAAGGTACGCGCGCGCCTCGTCGCCGCGCATGAAGACCAGCGCTCGTTCATCGACCGCTACCGGCAGAAAAAGGACGTGCTGTACGCCATCGTCGAAGCGGACCTGACGCCGTCGACGGTGCTCAGCGCCGGCATCAACTACCAGCAGGAAAAGCTCAAGGGCGCGGGCCGCGACTTTCCCATGTTCTATGCCGACGGCTCGCAGACCCGCTTCCCCCGCTCGATGAACGGCACGGCCGCGTGGAGCACGTATGACCGCGAGCAGAACATGCTGTTTGCCACGCTCGACCATTATTTCGACAACGACTGGATCGCCAAGCTGGCCGTCAGCCGCAGCAGCAACCGGTACGACGCCTTGCAGGGTTTTTCCGGCAATGGCTACCCGGACCGCATGACGGGCGGCGGCATGCGGCTGTGGCTGGCCAACTGGCACAGCAAGCCGCAACAGACCTCGCTCGACGCGTACGTCAGCGGACCGTTCCGGGCCTTCGGCCGCCAGCACGAACTGGTGCTGGGCGTGAGCGCCTCGGAACTCGAGACGAATAGCCCCATCTATCCGGGCTGGCGCCTCGCCGGCTATGATCATGCGGTGCCGAATATCCACGCCTGGAATGGCGATATGCCGGTGCCCGACTACAGCGGCACGCGCCTGGGCAGCTCGTACGACAAGGAACGCGAAAGCGGCCTGTATTCGACGCTGCGCCTGCGCCCGACGGATGCGCTGTCGGTGATTTTGGGTGCGCGCCTGTCGTACTGGAAGCGCGACATCCGCAGCGATTACGATGCCGACACGGACCTGTACGACGCGATGCGCGAAAACGGCAAGGTCACGCCGTATGCGGGCCTCGTCTACGATCTGGGCCGAAACTGGTCGGCCTATGCCAGCTACACGAGCATCTTCACGCCACAAAGCCAGCGCGACGTCAACAGCCGCTTCCTGGCGCCGCTGGAAGGCAAGAACTACGAAGTGGGCGCCAAGGGCGAATTCTTCGGCGGCAAACTCACCACCAGCGCCGCCCTCTTCCAGCTGAAGCAGGAAAACCTGGCCGAAGCCGATCCGGGCAATGTCTGGATCATCGGCACGGGCGGCGGCTCCTACGCCTATCACACGGTCAAGGGCGCCACCACGCGCGGCTTCGAGGCGGAAGTATCGGGCCAGTTGCGCCCCGACTGGCAGCTGACGGCCAGCTATGCGCATAGCCGCATCCGCAATGCGGCCGGCGCACGCATCCAGACCAACCAGCCGCAAAACATGGTCAAGCTGTGGAGCACCTGGCGCCTGGCGCAAGGCGTGCCGGGCCTGGTGCTGGGCGGCGGCGTGAACTGGCAGAGCGATATCTACATGGATGACCGCGGACCGAATGGCGAACGCTTCACGCAGAAGGCGTATGCGGTGGCGGGACTGATGGCGCAGTACCAGGTCAGCAGGCAGCTGGTGGCGACCCTGAACGTCAATAACGTCTTCGACAAGAAGTACTATTCGACGGGCATGGGCGGCTACTACGGCGATCCGCGCAACGCGATGCTGGCGCTGCGCTATCAGTTCTGA
- a CDS encoding putative bifunctional diguanylate cyclase/phosphodiesterase gives MTALLLALCLALAMVLAVLLACQWRAARMWRMRHATGVVLQAAQAQRMADALALLHALPAAVIGTDHDGVVRYLNPRASAMGGLQSDDGPGQAVTQLLPLFHDGTPIDAARQVRDCVARQEVLEVARGAVLLRHLDGKRIDVQYSCAPLAQGGAVLLLHDVSARRRAEQQLEFIAHHDGLTGLPNRLHFQIRFEHGIAYARRHQGLLAVLFVDIDRFKSINDSLGHDVGDQVLTEFARRIQQCVRKVDTVARQGGDEFIILLTELRTAHDAERVAEKIVRAIAAPFVIGEYSLSVAASVGVALYPDDDDDVNALIEKADLAMYAAKRHAPGTCQRYAPRMQTQSYSRTILETALRHALERNEFVLYYQPRMDLKTRRITGVKALLRWKHPELGLMMPLDFLPVLEESALILPVGAWVLATAVEQARSWIAQGQMLTVSVSLSARQFYQRDIARNFAAALEAAGVPGHCIELEIAAGILIDSNQNCELILRQFRQLGMAIAISDFGTGDASLTYLKRFPTDAVKIEKCFVDDLGKPGGDSAVVRAIVAMAPTLGLRTIAGGVESGEQLELLAEMGCDEAFGYFLGRAVAPEDIEALLKSSEAIQN, from the coding sequence ATGACGGCGCTGCTGCTGGCGCTGTGCCTGGCCCTGGCCATGGTGCTCGCCGTGCTGCTGGCCTGCCAGTGGCGGGCGGCGCGCATGTGGCGCATGCGCCATGCGACGGGCGTGGTGCTGCAGGCGGCGCAGGCGCAACGCATGGCAGATGCGCTGGCGCTGCTGCATGCGCTGCCGGCGGCCGTCATCGGCACCGACCACGATGGCGTGGTGCGGTACCTGAATCCCCGCGCCAGCGCCATGGGCGGCTTGCAGAGCGACGATGGCCCGGGCCAGGCCGTGACGCAGCTGCTGCCGCTTTTTCATGATGGCACGCCCATCGATGCGGCGCGCCAGGTGCGCGACTGCGTGGCGCGGCAGGAAGTGCTGGAAGTGGCGCGCGGCGCCGTGCTGCTGCGCCATCTCGACGGCAAGCGCATCGACGTGCAGTACAGCTGCGCGCCGCTGGCGCAGGGCGGCGCGGTGCTGCTGCTGCACGATGTGTCGGCCCGCCGGCGCGCCGAGCAGCAGCTGGAATTCATCGCCCACCACGACGGCTTGACGGGTTTGCCGAACCGTTTGCATTTCCAGATCCGCTTCGAGCACGGCATCGCCTACGCGCGCCGCCACCAGGGGCTGCTGGCCGTGCTGTTCGTCGACATCGACCGCTTCAAATCCATCAACGACAGCCTGGGGCACGACGTGGGCGACCAGGTGCTGACGGAGTTCGCGCGCCGGATCCAGCAGTGCGTGCGCAAGGTCGATACGGTGGCGCGCCAGGGCGGCGACGAATTCATCATCCTGCTGACGGAACTGCGCACGGCACACGATGCCGAGCGGGTGGCCGAGAAAATCGTCCGCGCCATCGCCGCCCCCTTCGTCATCGGCGAATACAGCCTGTCGGTGGCGGCCAGCGTGGGCGTGGCCCTGTACCCGGACGACGATGACGACGTCAATGCGCTGATTGAAAAGGCCGACCTGGCCATGTATGCGGCCAAGCGCCACGCGCCCGGTACCTGCCAGCGCTATGCGCCGCGCATGCAGACGCAGTCGTATTCGCGCACCATCCTCGAGACGGCCCTGCGCCACGCGCTCGAACGCAATGAATTCGTGCTGTACTACCAGCCGCGCATGGACTTGAAGACGCGCAGGATCACGGGCGTGAAGGCGCTGCTGCGCTGGAAGCATCCGGAACTGGGCCTGATGATGCCGCTCGACTTTTTGCCGGTGCTCGAGGAAAGCGCCTTGATTCTGCCGGTCGGTGCCTGGGTGCTGGCCACGGCCGTGGAGCAGGCGCGCAGCTGGATCGCGCAGGGGCAGATGCTGACCGTGTCCGTCAGTCTGTCCGCGCGCCAGTTCTACCAGCGCGATATCGCGCGCAATTTCGCCGCCGCGCTCGAGGCGGCCGGCGTGCCGGGCCATTGCATCGAACTGGAAATCGCCGCCGGCATCCTGATCGACAGCAACCAGAACTGCGAACTGATACTGCGCCAGTTCCGGCAGTTGGGCATGGCGATCGCCATCAGCGATTTCGGCACGGGCGACGCTTCGCTCACTTACCTGAAACGCTTTCCCACGGATGCTGTGAAGATCGAAAAGTGCTTCGTCGACGACCTGGGCAAGCCGGGCGGCGATAGCGCCGTGGTGCGCGCCATCGTGGCGATGGCGCCCACGCTCGGACTGCGCACCATCGCCGGCGGCGTGGAAAGCGGCGAGCAGCTGGAACTGCTGGCCGAGATGGGCTGCGACGAAGCATTCGGCTATTTTCTCGGCCGCGCCGTGGCGCCCGAGGACATCGAGGCGCTGCTCAAAAGTAGCGAAGCCATTCAGAACTGA
- a CDS encoding AraC family transcriptional regulator, whose translation MTPDLELIHKPIHESFRAWAHGFPHTVAKWHFHPEYELHFIITSNGKFFIGDHIGSYGAGNLILTGPNLPHNWVSELPEGVVLPERDLVLQFSGDFIERCALLFPEMAPLKALLGEAARGLQFPDALGLRLVPLMKELTTAQGLRRVELFTRLFGELCDCRERRPLASVTYLAQAGRYMSSTINLVLAYIKQNITLDFCEQDVADVAEMNTLKFTRFFRKHTGTSFIQYVNQERIALACELLMNTDMKVTDICYRTGFNNLSNFNRQFLAHKHMSPSKFRSCLLMNMPDPSGDGHS comes from the coding sequence GTGACGCCTGACCTGGAACTGATCCACAAACCGATCCATGAATCGTTTCGCGCGTGGGCGCACGGCTTTCCGCACACGGTGGCGAAATGGCATTTTCATCCCGAGTACGAACTGCACTTCATCATCACGTCAAACGGCAAATTTTTCATCGGCGACCATATCGGCAGCTACGGGGCGGGCAATCTGATCCTGACGGGGCCGAACCTGCCGCACAACTGGGTCAGCGAACTGCCGGAAGGCGTGGTCTTGCCCGAGCGCGACCTGGTGCTGCAGTTTTCCGGCGACTTCATCGAACGCTGCGCGCTGCTGTTCCCGGAAATGGCGCCCCTGAAAGCCCTGCTGGGCGAGGCTGCCAGGGGCTTGCAATTTCCCGATGCGCTGGGCCTGCGCCTGGTGCCGCTGATGAAGGAATTGACGACGGCGCAGGGCTTGCGCCGGGTCGAACTGTTTACGCGCCTGTTTGGCGAGCTGTGCGACTGCCGCGAGCGGCGGCCCCTGGCCAGCGTCACCTATCTGGCGCAGGCGGGCCGCTACATGTCGTCGACCATCAACCTGGTGCTGGCGTATATCAAGCAAAACATCACGCTCGATTTTTGCGAGCAGGACGTGGCCGACGTGGCGGAAATGAATACCTTGAAATTCACGCGTTTCTTCCGCAAGCATACGGGCACCTCGTTCATTCAATATGTGAACCAGGAGCGCATCGCGCTGGCCTGCGAACTGCTGATGAACACGGACATGAAGGTCACCGATATCTGCTACCGCACGGGCTTCAACAACCTTTCCAATTTCAACCGCCAGTTTTTGGCGCACAAGCACATGTCGCCGTCGAAATTCCGCTCCTGCCTGCTGATGAACATGCCCGATCCATCCGGCGACGGCCATTCTTAA
- the xylB gene encoding xylulokinase, whose product MTYLGIDIGTSEVKAILTDDAQTIVASAGVTLRVSSPHPGWSEQNPEDWWHATLDVIAAIRAAQPVAFSGLRGIALSGQMHGATLLDKQQHVLRAAILWNDTRAFAECVELEALVPESRAITGNQAMPGFTAPKLLWLQKYEPSLFRATAKVLLPKDYVALRLTGEYVSDMSDASGTLWLDVAKRDWSERMLAATGLTREHMPRLVEGSAAAAQVRPSLCQEWGIAHPVLLAGGAGDNAAAAVGLGVVEPGAGLLSLGTSGVLFAGSDGFAPNPGQGVHAFCHCLPERWHQMSVILSAASSLSWVARLTQSSDIGELASLAENVEARTAPVFLPYLSGERTPHNDACARGVFFGLSTEHGRAELAYSVMEGVAFAMADGNAALRSAGTQLEEASFVGGGSRSRFWAQLCANASGLNVLRHDHGAAGGTMGAARLAQMAVTGLPPAQVCTRPAAQETIAPQASAVLDERLARYRRLYPLLRAEFAGAAAV is encoded by the coding sequence ATGACTTATCTCGGTATCGATATCGGCACTTCCGAAGTCAAGGCCATCCTCACCGATGACGCGCAAACCATCGTTGCCAGCGCCGGCGTGACCCTGCGCGTGTCCAGCCCCCATCCCGGCTGGTCGGAACAGAATCCCGAAGACTGGTGGCACGCCACCCTGGACGTCATCGCCGCCATCCGCGCCGCCCAGCCGGTGGCGTTTTCCGGATTGCGCGGCATCGCCCTGTCGGGCCAGATGCATGGCGCCACCCTGCTCGACAAGCAGCAGCACGTGCTGCGCGCAGCCATCCTGTGGAACGACACGCGTGCGTTTGCCGAATGCGTGGAACTCGAGGCGCTGGTGCCCGAGTCGCGCGCCATCACGGGCAACCAGGCCATGCCCGGCTTCACGGCGCCCAAGCTGCTGTGGCTGCAAAAATACGAGCCATCGCTGTTCCGCGCCACGGCCAAGGTCTTGCTGCCCAAGGATTACGTGGCCCTGCGCCTGACGGGCGAGTATGTGTCCGACATGTCCGACGCTTCCGGCACCCTGTGGCTGGACGTGGCCAAACGCGACTGGTCCGAGCGCATGCTGGCCGCCACCGGTTTGACGCGCGAGCACATGCCGCGCCTGGTCGAAGGCAGCGCCGCCGCCGCGCAGGTGCGGCCCTCGCTGTGCCAGGAATGGGGCATCGCGCACCCGGTGCTGCTGGCCGGCGGCGCGGGCGACAATGCGGCGGCGGCTGTCGGCCTGGGCGTGGTGGAGCCGGGCGCCGGCCTGCTGTCGCTGGGGACGTCCGGCGTACTGTTCGCCGGCAGCGACGGCTTTGCACCGAATCCCGGCCAAGGCGTGCACGCGTTCTGCCATTGCCTGCCCGAGCGCTGGCACCAGATGAGCGTGATCCTCAGCGCCGCGTCCAGCCTCAGCTGGGTGGCGCGGCTGACGCAGTCGAGCGACATCGGCGAATTGGCCAGCCTGGCGGAAAACGTCGAGGCGCGCACGGCGCCCGTCTTCCTGCCTTACCTGAGCGGCGAACGCACGCCGCATAACGACGCTTGCGCGCGCGGCGTGTTTTTCGGCCTGTCGACGGAACACGGGCGCGCCGAGCTGGCATACAGCGTGATGGAAGGCGTGGCCTTTGCCATGGCCGACGGCAATGCGGCCCTGCGCAGCGCCGGCACACAGCTGGAAGAAGCGTCGTTCGTGGGCGGCGGTTCGCGCAGCCGCTTCTGGGCGCAGCTGTGCGCGAATGCCTCGGGCTTGAACGTGCTGCGCCACGACCACGGCGCGGCTGGCGGCACCATGGGCGCGGCGCGCCTGGCGCAGATGGCCGTGACGGGCTTGCCGCCCGCGCAGGTGTGCACGCGGCCAGCCGCGCAGGAGACAATCGCACCGCAAGCGTCGGCCGTGCTGGACGAACGGCTGGCGCGCTACCGGCGTTTGTATCCGCTGCTGCGCGCGGAGTTTGCGGGAGCGGCTGCGGTGTAG
- a CDS encoding sn-glycerol-3-phosphate ABC transporter ATP-binding protein UgpC, with the protein MANIACRQLHKTYDEKTAVLQPFDLEIADGEFIVLLGPSGCGKSTLLRMIAGLEDISGGELHIGGAIVNDLPPRARNVAMVFQNYALYPHMTVYDNIAFGLRRLKVPNDEIERRVREVAAILSLDSLLERKPRAMSGGQQQRTAIARAMIKTPQVFLFDEPLSNLDAKLRAQLRADIKRLHRRLRTTTLYVTHDQLEAMTLADRVVLMKGGHIEQIGTPAELYNHPRTLFAAGFIGTPAMNFIDGVVEKESGQTVLVCAGYRWPLISPRFTALAEGTRVVFGLRPNHLRAALPQEQAGTHGLACVIDLVELLGAEALISFQCGALTLSALLPANAANSAAQVGQTLALAFDEEHMHLFDADSGLALALNAQVSG; encoded by the coding sequence ATGGCAAACATCGCTTGCAGGCAGTTGCACAAAACCTATGACGAGAAGACGGCCGTGCTGCAGCCGTTCGACCTGGAGATAGCTGACGGCGAATTCATCGTCCTGCTGGGGCCATCGGGCTGCGGCAAGTCGACCTTGCTGCGCATGATCGCGGGCCTGGAAGACATCAGCGGCGGCGAGCTGCACATCGGCGGCGCCATCGTCAACGATTTGCCGCCGCGCGCGCGCAACGTGGCGATGGTGTTCCAGAACTACGCGCTGTATCCGCACATGACGGTGTACGACAACATCGCCTTCGGCCTGCGCCGCCTGAAGGTGCCGAACGACGAGATCGAGCGCCGTGTGCGCGAGGTGGCGGCCATCCTCAGCCTGGACAGCCTGTTGGAACGCAAGCCGCGCGCCATGTCGGGCGGCCAGCAGCAGCGCACGGCCATTGCGCGCGCCATGATCAAGACGCCGCAAGTGTTCCTGTTCGACGAACCGCTGTCGAACCTGGACGCCAAGCTGCGCGCGCAGCTGCGCGCCGACATCAAGCGCCTGCACCGCCGCCTGCGCACCACCACCCTGTACGTCACGCACGACCAGCTGGAAGCCATGACCCTGGCCGACAGGGTGGTGCTGATGAAGGGCGGCCATATCGAGCAGATCGGCACGCCGGCGGAACTGTACAACCATCCGCGCACCCTGTTCGCGGCCGGGTTCATTGGCACCCCTGCCATGAACTTCATCGATGGCGTCGTCGAAAAAGAGAGCGGGCAAACGGTGCTCGTGTGCGCCGGCTACCGCTGGCCATTGATATCGCCCCGCTTTACCGCGCTGGCCGAGGGCACGCGCGTGGTGTTCGGCTTGCGGCCGAATCACTTGCGCGCGGCGCTGCCGCAGGAGCAGGCAGGCACGCATGGCCTGGCGTGCGTGATCGACCTGGTCGAGCTGCTGGGCGCCGAAGCGCTGATCAGCTTCCAGTGCGGCGCCCTGACCTTGTCGGCGCTGCTGCCGGCGAACGCGGCCAACAGCGCGGCGCAGGTGGGCCAGACCCTGGCGCTGGCCTTCGACGAAGAGCACATGCACCTGTTCGACGCCGACAGCGGTCTGGCTTTGGCGCTCAATGCCCAGGTAAGTGGTTAG
- a CDS encoding methyl-accepting chemotaxis protein, which yields MQLANLKISIRLGLLGAFFFLALVFVGARGWSALDAASARSADAMQRSVALTEAVDAARSAQVEFKIQVQEWKNILLRGGDAAAFQRYREAFVASGAQTRKELKSLQSMMAALGLDTAPVAQALQAHDALGVSYLEALQKFDGARADSAHVVDALVKGMDREPTRQIDAIVTTIGKQSHSLMAQMKEQDAAAHRSASIAMLATVLVTLVVGSVTVWWLIRSITVPLGAAVGIAQQVAAGDLRAVVADGSRDEIGDLLRALKAMSGNLAAIVGRVRTGTDAIATASAEIASGNMDLSSRTEEQASSLEETAASMIELTSTVRQNNDNADQARQLAGGASDVAQRGGAAVAQVVQTMSHINASSKRIVDIIAVIDGIAFQTNILALNAAVEAARAGEQGRGFAVVATEVRSLAHRSAAAAMEIKQLIGESVRTVEEGSVLAGQAGRTMDDVVSSVQRVNAIIGEIAVASVEQRDGIEQISIAISQMDGVTQQNAALVEQAAAAADALQQQAASLADAVSIFKLHGTPGVAAAAGAAPARTLSLA from the coding sequence ATGCAACTCGCGAATCTTAAAATCTCCATCCGCCTCGGTCTGTTGGGCGCCTTCTTCTTTCTTGCGCTGGTGTTCGTCGGTGCGCGTGGCTGGAGCGCGCTCGACGCGGCCAGCGCGCGCAGCGCGGACGCCATGCAGCGTTCCGTGGCCCTGACGGAAGCCGTCGATGCGGCGCGCAGCGCGCAGGTGGAATTCAAGATCCAGGTGCAGGAGTGGAAAAATATTTTGCTGCGCGGCGGCGATGCGGCCGCCTTCCAGCGTTACCGCGAAGCGTTTGTCGCCAGCGGCGCGCAGACGCGCAAGGAATTGAAAAGCCTGCAATCGATGATGGCGGCGCTGGGGCTCGACACGGCGCCCGTGGCGCAGGCGCTGCAGGCGCACGATGCGCTGGGCGTGAGCTACCTGGAGGCCCTGCAAAAATTCGATGGCGCGCGCGCCGACAGCGCCCACGTGGTCGATGCACTGGTCAAGGGCATGGACCGCGAACCGACGCGCCAGATCGATGCCATCGTGACGACCATCGGCAAACAGTCGCACAGCCTGATGGCGCAGATGAAGGAGCAGGACGCGGCCGCGCACCGCAGCGCCAGCATCGCCATGCTGGCCACCGTGCTGGTGACCCTGGTCGTCGGCAGCGTCACCGTGTGGTGGCTGATCCGCAGCATCACGGTGCCGCTGGGCGCGGCTGTCGGCATCGCCCAGCAAGTGGCGGCCGGCGACCTGCGTGCCGTGGTGGCCGATGGCAGCCGCGATGAAATCGGCGATCTGCTGCGAGCCCTGAAAGCGATGAGCGGCAACCTGGCCGCCATCGTGGGACGTGTGCGCACCGGTACGGACGCCATCGCCACGGCCTCGGCGGAAATCGCCAGCGGCAATATGGACCTGTCCTCGCGCACGGAAGAACAAGCCAGCTCGCTGGAAGAAACGGCCGCCTCGATGATCGAGCTGACGTCCACCGTGCGGCAGAATAACGACAACGCCGACCAGGCGCGCCAGCTGGCTGGCGGCGCGTCCGACGTGGCGCAGCGCGGCGGCGCAGCCGTGGCGCAGGTGGTGCAGACCATGAGCCATATCAATGCTTCGTCCAAGCGTATCGTCGACATCATCGCCGTCATCGACGGCATCGCCTTCCAGACGAATATCCTGGCCCTGAATGCGGCTGTGGAAGCGGCGCGCGCGGGCGAACAGGGGCGTGGTTTCGCCGTCGTGGCGACGGAAGTGCGCAGCCTGGCGCACCGCTCGGCCGCGGCGGCCATGGAAATCAAGCAGCTGATCGGCGAATCCGTGCGCACGGTGGAAGAGGGCAGCGTGCTGGCCGGCCAGGCGGGGCGCACGATGGATGACGTGGTGAGCAGCGTGCAGCGCGTAAACGCCATCATCGGCGAGATCGCCGTGGCCAGCGTGGAGCAGCGCGACGGCATCGAGCAGATCAGCATCGCCATCAGCCAGATGGATGGCGTGACGCAGCAGAACGCGGCCCTGGTGGAGCAGGCCGCCGCCGCCGCGGACGCGCTGCAGCAGCAGGCGGCCAGCCTGGCCGACGCCGTCAGCATCTTCAAGCTGCACGGCACGCCCGGCGTGGCCGCAGCGGCGGGCGCCGCCCCGGCCCGGACGCTGTCGCTGGCCTGA
- a CDS encoding NAD(P)-dependent alcohol dehydrogenase yields the protein MQALVLEHAHSITLRDIDLPLAVGPRDVKIRIHTVGICGSDVHYFKHGKIGPFAVEAPMVLGHEASGVVAEVGAEVTHLKVGDRVCMEPGVPQFDSPATMRGLYNLDPAVRFWATPPIHGCLTPYVVHPAAFTFKLPDNVSFGEGAIVEPLAIGLQAAKKAAIKPGDVAVVIGAGTIGAMNALAALAGGCSRVILADLVPEKLALFADNPAVTTVDVRHASLFDTVRALTDGWGADIVFEASGSMRAYDNIVDLLCPNGCLVLVGMPPENVPFDIVAIQAKEVRIESVFRYANIFPRAIALLASGKIDVKPFISRTFGFADGVRAFEEAAKGHPRDVKIQIELAGD from the coding sequence ATGCAAGCACTCGTACTGGAACACGCGCATTCCATCACCCTGCGCGACATCGATTTGCCGCTTGCCGTCGGCCCGCGCGACGTGAAAATCAGGATCCATACCGTGGGCATCTGCGGCAGCGATGTGCATTACTTCAAACATGGCAAGATCGGCCCCTTCGCCGTCGAAGCGCCGATGGTGCTCGGCCACGAGGCGTCCGGCGTGGTGGCGGAAGTGGGCGCGGAAGTCACGCACCTGAAGGTGGGCGACCGCGTCTGCATGGAGCCGGGCGTGCCGCAGTTCGATTCGCCGGCCACCATGCGCGGCCTGTACAACCTCGATCCCGCCGTGCGCTTCTGGGCCACGCCGCCCATCCACGGCTGCCTCACGCCGTATGTCGTGCATCCGGCGGCCTTTACCTTCAAGCTGCCCGACAACGTCAGCTTCGGCGAAGGCGCCATCGTCGAACCGCTGGCCATCGGCCTGCAGGCGGCCAAGAAGGCGGCCATCAAGCCGGGCGACGTGGCCGTGGTGATCGGCGCCGGCACCATCGGCGCCATGAATGCGCTGGCTGCGCTGGCGGGCGGCTGCTCGCGCGTGATCCTGGCCGACCTGGTGCCGGAAAAGCTGGCCCTGTTCGCGGACAATCCCGCCGTGACCACGGTCGACGTGCGCCACGCCAGCCTGTTTGATACGGTGCGCGCACTGACGGACGGCTGGGGCGCCGACATCGTTTTCGAGGCCAGCGGCAGCATGCGCGCCTACGACAACATCGTCGACCTGCTGTGCCCGAACGGCTGCCTGGTGCTGGTCGGCATGCCGCCCGAAAATGTCCCTTTCGATATCGTTGCCATCCAGGCGAAGGAAGTGCGCATCGAATCCGTGTTCCGCTACGCGAACATCTTCCCGCGCGCGATCGCTTTGCTCGCCTCGGGCAAGATCGACGTCAAACCCTTCATTTCGCGCACCTTCGGCTTTGCCGACGGCGTGCGGGCGTTCGAGGAAGCGGCCAAGGGCCATCCGCGCGACGTCAAGATCCAGATCGAACTGGCAGGAGACTAA